The following are from one region of the Stanieria cyanosphaera PCC 7437 genome:
- a CDS encoding J domain-containing protein produces MNLSKNGVSQNHYQTLEVSDKATQQEIKQAYRRLAKVFHPDSQNQNADHNKIIALNAAYEILSNPQSRRLYDLELDSGQTLNSVINRQERTTHANQQYQRYRQAGKKEELQYHQWLTEVYRPINRLISLIINPLETEIDYLAADPFDQELMDNFCEYLENCRNYWQKASNIFSSQPNPAKLAGVAANMYYCLTQIGDGIRELEWFTLNYDDHYLHTGQEIFRIAQGLRWQAQEAIKSLI; encoded by the coding sequence ATGAATTTATCAAAAAATGGTGTAAGCCAAAATCATTATCAAACTCTTGAAGTGAGCGACAAAGCTACTCAACAAGAAATTAAACAAGCTTATCGACGTTTAGCGAAAGTATTTCATCCAGATAGTCAAAATCAGAATGCTGACCATAATAAAATTATTGCTCTGAATGCTGCCTATGAAATCCTCAGTAACCCCCAAAGTCGCCGTCTTTACGATCTAGAACTAGATTCTGGACAAACTCTTAATTCCGTAATCAATCGTCAAGAAAGAACAACTCACGCCAACCAACAATATCAACGTTATCGACAAGCAGGCAAAAAAGAAGAACTACAATACCATCAATGGCTCACAGAAGTATATCGTCCAATCAATCGTTTAATTAGTTTAATTATTAATCCTTTAGAAACTGAAATCGATTATTTAGCAGCCGATCCTTTCGACCAAGAATTAATGGATAATTTCTGTGAATATTTAGAAAATTGTCGTAATTACTGGCAAAAAGCTTCAAACATTTTTAGCTCTCAACCAAATCCTGCTAAATTAGCTGGAGTAGCTGCTAATATGTACTATTGCCTTACTCAGATTGGTGATGGGATTAGAGAATTAGAATGGTTTACTCTCAACTACGACGATCATTATCTTCATACTGGACAAGAAATTTTTAGAATTGCTCAAGGATTACGTTGGCAAGCACAAGAAGCAATTAAATCTTTAATTTAG
- a CDS encoding CocE/NonD family hydrolase, translated as MKIKQETVSMYTRDGVRLDADIYRPDTKEDLPILLMRQPYGRKIASTVVYAHPSWYAAQGYLVVIQDVRGRGTSEGEFDLLTHEIADGLDTINWVSQLPGSTGEIGMYGFSYQGMTQLYAAVERPQALKVICPAMVAYDLYHDWAYENGAFCLQANLGWAIQLAAETARLKGDETAYYRLYQASHSLPLSDRIPASPDILNELAPDSFYHLWLKYYDPNHQYWQKRSLKNLIQDVDLPMLHIGGWFDPYLRGTLNLYQAMTDRSRFPQHLIVGPWAHLPWGRKLGSIDYGSEAQNPIDEAQIRWFDYFLKRKDTGILDESPICLFEMGSNQWCEWKEFPSQKQKIYYFVSDGLASMREDSGMLWEYEEEIASDSLSTQELLATDLLETTEDHFPSSTDILVHDPWRPVPALGGHATFPGGSFERSSLDCRSDILTYTSAPLEQELHLVGTVIIEVYCTADTPSFDLCAVLSQVTPDSKVFNLTQGYIRVDTPQTPITIPLQPTCILIPLGNSLRVSLSAACFPAYPVNPGTGSLSDQTRLIEAQIITLKISSSLDFPSQLKLSVL; from the coding sequence ATGAAAATTAAACAAGAAACTGTATCTATGTACACTCGTGATGGAGTGAGATTGGATGCAGATATTTATCGTCCAGATACCAAGGAAGATTTACCGATCCTGTTGATGCGACAACCTTATGGCAGAAAGATCGCTTCTACAGTTGTTTATGCCCATCCTAGCTGGTATGCAGCCCAAGGTTATCTGGTAGTAATTCAAGATGTACGGGGTAGAGGTACTTCTGAAGGAGAGTTTGATTTATTGACTCATGAAATAGCAGACGGGTTAGATACGATTAATTGGGTATCTCAACTACCAGGCAGTACGGGCGAAATAGGGATGTATGGCTTCTCCTATCAGGGCATGACTCAACTATACGCTGCGGTAGAACGTCCCCAAGCTTTAAAAGTAATTTGTCCCGCCATGGTTGCCTACGATCTTTATCACGATTGGGCGTATGAAAATGGCGCGTTTTGTTTACAAGCAAATTTAGGTTGGGCGATTCAATTAGCTGCGGAAACTGCCCGTTTAAAGGGAGATGAAACAGCTTATTACCGATTGTATCAAGCCTCTCACAGTTTACCCTTAAGCGATCGCATTCCTGCCAGTCCCGATATTCTTAATGAATTAGCACCAGATTCCTTTTATCATCTTTGGTTAAAATACTACGATCCTAATCATCAATATTGGCAAAAGCGATCGCTCAAAAACCTCATTCAAGATGTAGATTTACCAATGCTACACATTGGCGGATGGTTCGATCCTTATTTACGAGGAACACTGAATCTTTATCAGGCTATGACAGATAGAAGTAGATTTCCTCAACATCTAATTGTAGGGCCCTGGGCGCATCTACCTTGGGGTAGAAAATTAGGCAGTATCGATTATGGTAGTGAAGCACAAAACCCCATTGATGAAGCCCAAATTCGCTGGTTCGATTATTTTTTAAAAAGAAAAGATACAGGAATTTTAGACGAATCTCCAATCTGTTTGTTTGAAATGGGTAGTAACCAATGGTGTGAATGGAAAGAATTTCCTAGTCAAAAACAAAAAATTTACTACTTTGTTAGCGATGGTTTAGCTTCGATGCGAGAAGATAGCGGAATGTTGTGGGAATATGAAGAAGAAATCGCTTCGGACTCTCTATCTACTCAAGAATTATTAGCAACTGACTTATTAGAAACAACAGAAGATCATTTTCCTAGTAGTACTGATATTTTAGTTCACGATCCTTGGCGACCAGTACCTGCCTTGGGTGGTCATGCAACTTTTCCAGGTGGTTCTTTTGAACGCTCTAGTTTAGATTGTCGCAGCGATATTTTGACTTATACTTCTGCACCTTTAGAACAAGAATTGCACTTAGTAGGAACAGTTATTATAGAAGTTTATTGTACTGCTGATACTCCAAGTTTCGATCTTTGTGCAGTTTTATCTCAAGTCACGCCCGATAGCAAAGTTTTCAATCTTACGCAAGGATATATCCGAGTAGATACACCACAAACACCAATTACAATACCGCTACAACCCACTTGTATACTGATTCCTTTAGGAAACTCCTTGAGGGTTAGTTTAAGTGCAGCTTGTTTTCCAGCTTATCCTGTCAACCCTGGTACAGGAAGCTTAAGTGATCAAACGCGTTTAATTGAAGCTCAAATTATTACTTTAAAGATTTCTTCTAGTTTAGATTTTCCTTCACAGCTTAAACTATCTGTACTTTGA
- a CDS encoding isoaspartyl peptidase/L-asparaginase produces the protein MSSNQVQPKLIIHGGAGGHIRSKGGLEAVRNCLHSIVEEIYSLLLNGASATETVLKGCQLLEDEPRFNAGTGSVLQSDGQIRMSASLMDGAAQRFSGVINVSRVRNPIELAKALQNESDRILSDHGAAELLRELNFPIYDPLTDLRLQEWMQERKDNFRKEMAGVIAEEELALPHEARRGTIGVVVLDAQGRLAAGTSTGGKGLERIGRVSDSAMPAGNYASQFAAVSCTGIGEDIIDECLAAKIVIRVTDGLSLKEAILKSMQEASQRQRELGAISIAANGEIAWGKTSEVLLAAYHDGEKIDDTLEWVDDELVGYQL, from the coding sequence ATGTCATCCAATCAGGTACAACCAAAATTAATTATTCACGGTGGCGCAGGTGGTCATATTAGAAGTAAAGGAGGATTGGAAGCAGTTCGTAACTGTCTTCACTCAATTGTAGAAGAGATATATAGTCTACTCCTTAATGGTGCAAGTGCTACCGAAACAGTGCTGAAAGGATGTCAACTTTTAGAAGACGAACCTCGTTTTAATGCTGGTACAGGTTCAGTTTTACAATCCGATGGACAAATACGCATGAGTGCTTCCTTAATGGATGGTGCAGCCCAACGTTTTAGTGGTGTCATTAATGTTTCTCGTGTCCGCAATCCCATTGAATTAGCTAAAGCCTTACAAAACGAAAGCGATCGCATTTTATCGGATCATGGTGCAGCAGAATTATTAAGAGAACTCAATTTTCCCATCTACGATCCGCTTACAGATTTACGTTTACAAGAGTGGATGCAGGAAAGAAAAGATAATTTCCGCAAGGAAATGGCAGGAGTAATTGCTGAAGAAGAATTGGCTTTACCTCATGAAGCACGCCGAGGCACAATTGGGGTAGTGGTTTTAGATGCCCAGGGAAGATTGGCAGCAGGAACATCTACAGGTGGGAAAGGGTTAGAAAGAATTGGTCGAGTTAGTGACTCGGCTATGCCTGCTGGTAATTATGCTAGTCAGTTTGCAGCCGTTAGTTGTACGGGTATTGGTGAAGATATTATTGATGAATGTCTAGCAGCTAAAATTGTTATTCGGGTTACTGATGGTTTATCCCTCAAAGAAGCCATATTGAAATCGATGCAAGAAGCTTCTCAACGTCAACGAGAGTTGGGGGCTATTTCCATTGCTGCTAATGGAGAAATTGCTTGGGGAAAAACCAGCGAAGTGCTTTTGGCTGCCTATCATGATGGTGAGAAAATAGACGATACTTTGGAATGGGTAGACGATGAATTAGTCGGTTATCAATTATAA
- a CDS encoding DUF2256 domain-containing protein, which produces MSRQRLKSDLPTKICPVCGRPFTWRKKWEKCWDEVKYCSERCRRRRSNDT; this is translated from the coding sequence ATGTCACGTCAACGTTTAAAATCAGATTTACCAACTAAAATATGTCCTGTTTGTGGTCGACCTTTTACCTGGCGAAAAAAATGGGAAAAATGTTGGGATGAAGTTAAATACTGTTCAGAAAGATGTCGTCGTCGTCGTTCTAATGATACCTAA
- a CDS encoding NAD(P)/FAD-dependent oxidoreductase: MKEILYLEVPTPDTNAVCTWLQQKWQPQLGKKIATPDGIRLQFSSPSEANQLNSELSIFVWSVQRTTYLKIFQWGEKPIREIVSIKQQLVKALREDFPPQYPAPPAIDLTRQSIFEALKPYYPQTVHFFQKMPHGEYDLNRVYWWEQRWRESVCNPQQPKQVIFKVAEEQTSRQRNEQFDLIYIGGALGVIHAAVMAQKGYRVLLVERLPFGRMNREWNISRDEFQSLINLGLFTSEEFEEVIAKEYLDGFSKFFDANNPPHLKAPVLHTPKVLNIAIDAEKLLKVCGDKLRKAGGVIWDETEFVRADISDRKVTVQLIDLTTQTEKQVEGQLLIDAMGTASPIAWQLNGGRAFDSVCPTVGAVIESGFAPEVWDSRYGDVLNSHGDISRGRQLIWELFPGGNGELTFYLFHYHQVHPENPGSLLEMYEDFFTILPEYRRCNMEDLVWKKATFGYIPGHFSTSNSDRTVAFDRLLAIGDAASLQSPLIFTGFGSLVRNLERLTTLLDTALKHDLLTAQDLNQIRAYQSNISVTWLFSKGMMVPTHQILPPQRINSMLNTFFGLLAAQPPEVADTFIKDRTDWFTFTRLALVAARQNPALLWWIWQMAGTQDLLRWLGSYWAFSFDAVKKLFLGNWFAGWLKKSQPWLEKQYPSLWLKLLSLNYQLKY, encoded by the coding sequence ATGAAAGAAATACTTTATCTCGAAGTTCCAACTCCAGATACTAATGCTGTTTGCACTTGGCTACAACAAAAGTGGCAACCTCAGCTAGGTAAAAAAATAGCGACTCCAGATGGAATTCGTCTACAATTTTCTTCACCGTCCGAAGCGAATCAATTAAATAGTGAGTTGTCAATCTTTGTATGGTCTGTACAGCGTACTACATACTTGAAAATTTTTCAATGGGGAGAAAAACCTATTAGGGAAATTGTTTCAATTAAACAACAACTCGTCAAAGCTCTTCGTGAAGATTTTCCTCCCCAATACCCTGCACCTCCTGCCATAGACTTAACTAGACAGTCAATTTTTGAGGCGCTAAAGCCTTACTATCCTCAAACAGTTCATTTTTTTCAAAAAATGCCTCATGGAGAATACGATCTCAATCGTGTTTATTGGTGGGAACAACGTTGGCGAGAAAGTGTTTGTAATCCCCAACAGCCAAAGCAGGTAATTTTTAAAGTAGCAGAAGAACAAACCAGTAGACAAAGAAATGAACAGTTTGATTTAATCTATATTGGGGGCGCGTTGGGTGTCATTCATGCTGCGGTGATGGCACAAAAAGGTTATCGGGTTTTATTAGTAGAAAGATTGCCTTTTGGTAGGATGAATCGGGAATGGAATATTTCTCGTGATGAGTTTCAGAGTTTGATTAATTTAGGTTTGTTTACGTCTGAAGAATTTGAAGAAGTAATTGCTAAAGAATATCTGGATGGATTTAGTAAATTTTTTGATGCCAATAATCCTCCTCATTTAAAAGCCCCAGTATTACATACACCTAAAGTTCTCAATATTGCTATTGATGCAGAAAAATTATTAAAAGTCTGTGGAGATAAGTTAAGAAAAGCTGGTGGTGTGATTTGGGATGAAACTGAGTTTGTTAGGGCAGATATTAGCGATCGCAAAGTTACGGTTCAATTAATAGATCTTACTACGCAAACCGAAAAACAAGTCGAAGGTCAATTACTAATAGATGCGATGGGTACAGCTTCCCCAATTGCTTGGCAATTAAATGGTGGACGTGCTTTTGATAGTGTTTGTCCGACAGTAGGGGCGGTAATTGAAAGCGGATTTGCCCCAGAAGTTTGGGATTCAAGATACGGTGATGTTTTGAATTCTCATGGAGATATTTCTCGTGGTAGACAACTGATTTGGGAGTTATTTCCTGGAGGGAATGGAGAATTAACTTTTTATCTGTTTCACTATCATCAAGTACATCCCGAAAATCCTGGTTCATTACTAGAAATGTACGAAGACTTCTTTACGATTCTGCCAGAGTATCGCCGTTGTAATATGGAAGACTTGGTCTGGAAAAAAGCAACTTTTGGTTATATACCAGGTCATTTTAGCACCAGTAATAGCGATCGCACTGTCGCTTTTGATCGTTTATTGGCAATTGGCGATGCAGCTTCTTTACAATCTCCCTTAATTTTTACGGGTTTTGGTTCTCTGGTTCGTAATTTAGAACGTTTAACTACTTTACTTGACACTGCCCTTAAACATGATTTACTGACTGCTCAAGATTTAAACCAAATTCGGGCTTATCAAAGCAATATTTCGGTTACTTGGCTATTTTCTAAGGGAATGATGGTACCTACTCATCAAATTTTACCTCCACAGCGAATTAATTCAATGTTGAATACTTTTTTTGGTTTGCTTGCTGCTCAACCACCAGAAGTAGCGGATACTTTTATTAAAGATCGTACCGATTGGTTTACCTTTACCCGTTTAGCTTTAGTCGCAGCTAGACAAAACCCTGCTTTATTATGGTGGATTTGGCAAATGGCAGGTACTCAAGACTTACTTCGTTGGTTGGGTTCTTATTGGGCGTTTAGTTTTGATGCGGTGAAAAAACTTTTCCTAGGAAATTGGTTTGCTGGTTGGTTGAAAAAATCCCAACCTTGGTTAGAAAAACAATATCCCAGCTTGTGGTTAAAGTTATTGAGTTTAAACTATCAGTTAAAATATTAG
- a CDS encoding lysylphosphatidylglycerol synthase transmembrane domain-containing protein: MNLKRFISIVISVAILIIIYSQIELTKLLAIFKNCDLFWMIISLGMVIPLTLFTSWRLQQLIPQEKNLSFIEANRLILGSSVLNMVLPSKMGDIAKAYFMRERNNVSGSLSLAIVIFEKACDLLSLLLWCVFGLLVYPAKDHLFWLMTIIITGGLIIGILLLSSHQFADLFFKLSAKIAPRKLAKKLNNMRLAWQEMHHYFWDNKQQLLLITVTSIFIWFLHLLQIWLFIIALKAYAPFIASLALSPLSILAGLLPLTFAGVGTRDAALIFFYQPYFNQATAAALGLLCTSRYFLPAVIGLPFLGQMLATAKKFNQTN; the protein is encoded by the coding sequence ATGAATTTAAAAAGATTTATTTCTATAGTTATTAGTGTTGCTATCTTAATAATTATTTATTCCCAAATAGAGTTAACCAAATTATTAGCAATATTTAAAAACTGCGATCTTTTTTGGATGATAATCAGCTTAGGAATGGTCATTCCTTTGACGTTATTTACCTCCTGGAGACTACAACAATTAATTCCTCAAGAGAAAAATTTAAGCTTTATCGAAGCAAATCGTTTAATTTTGGGGTCAAGCGTTTTAAATATGGTTTTACCTTCCAAGATGGGAGATATTGCCAAAGCTTATTTTATGCGCGAAAGAAATAATGTTAGCGGTTCTCTTTCCCTAGCAATCGTAATTTTTGAAAAAGCTTGTGATTTATTATCCTTACTTTTATGGTGCGTATTTGGCTTACTTGTTTATCCCGCTAAAGATCATTTATTTTGGCTAATGACAATAATCATCACAGGCGGATTAATTATTGGGATATTATTATTATCTTCACATCAATTTGCAGATTTATTTTTTAAATTATCAGCGAAAATAGCACCCCGAAAACTTGCTAAAAAATTAAACAATATGCGTCTTGCTTGGCAAGAGATGCATCATTATTTTTGGGACAACAAACAACAATTATTACTAATTACTGTTACATCTATTTTTATTTGGTTTCTTCATTTATTACAAATCTGGTTATTTATTATCGCCCTTAAAGCTTATGCACCATTTATAGCTAGTTTAGCTCTTTCCCCTTTATCCATTTTAGCTGGTTTGCTACCTTTGACTTTTGCAGGAGTAGGTACACGCGATGCAGCTTTAATTTTCTTTTATCAACCATATTTTAATCAAGCAACAGCAGCAGCTTTAGGATTACTTTGTACTTCTCGTTATTTTCTTCCTGCTGTAATCGGATTGCCTTTTCTGGGACAAATGTTAGCAACTGCTAAAAAATTCAATCAAACTAATTAA
- a CDS encoding YcjF family protein — translation MTVEIRKPILVAGVGLTFALWLWNSLHHSLAEIGEWATLGTIALGGGFWWYKQNQSDQQISELLLQPLQPEDIEKALAEVNQIVSSIETEAPTLDIVNLKQKINQLPEHLKRQELQFVVTGSKNVGKTSLKQILENQANEQKIDWVETKALLSDAELLEEEVREIALAADLVFFVVASDLTESQWQILQQLVKSRQRVLLVFNKQDQYALEERIYIQQQIQQRVAKIIPSTDLFAIAAVPNPIKVRQQQEDGSTKEWLETQPPEINDLVDRLTTILNEEKEQLIASTTWREAIQLKQQAKEILNQIRRDRSLPIIEQYQWIAAATAFANPVAALDLLATAAVNTQMLVDLSGIYQQKFSLSQAQNAAGILGKLMVQLGLVELSTNAIAGLLKTNAWTYVAGSAVQGVSAAYLTRIAGLSVIEYLQEQEINLEDTNGINLEKLTNKLQQVFQQNQRTAFLQNFVKQTVNRLSGELSPSA, via the coding sequence ATGACAGTGGAAATACGCAAGCCTATTTTAGTAGCAGGAGTAGGTTTAACTTTTGCTTTATGGTTATGGAATAGTTTGCATCATTCATTGGCAGAGATTGGGGAATGGGCAACTTTAGGAACAATAGCTCTTGGTGGTGGTTTTTGGTGGTATAAACAAAATCAATCTGATCAACAAATATCAGAGTTACTTTTACAACCTCTTCAACCCGAAGATATTGAAAAAGCTTTGGCAGAAGTTAATCAAATTGTTAGTTCTATTGAAACAGAAGCTCCTACATTAGATATTGTTAATCTGAAACAAAAAATAAATCAATTACCTGAGCATTTAAAACGGCAAGAATTGCAATTTGTCGTTACTGGAAGCAAAAATGTAGGTAAAACAAGTCTCAAACAGATTTTAGAAAATCAAGCAAACGAGCAGAAAATTGATTGGGTAGAAACTAAAGCTTTATTATCAGATGCAGAGTTATTGGAAGAAGAAGTTAGAGAAATTGCTTTAGCTGCAGATCTAGTTTTCTTTGTAGTTGCTAGTGATTTAACTGAATCTCAATGGCAAATTTTGCAACAGTTAGTCAAATCTCGGCAGCGAGTTTTATTAGTTTTTAATAAGCAAGACCAGTATGCTTTAGAAGAAAGAATTTATATTCAGCAACAAATACAACAAAGAGTAGCAAAAATTATTCCTTCAACAGATCTTTTTGCGATCGCTGCTGTACCTAATCCAATTAAAGTACGTCAACAACAAGAAGACGGTTCAACTAAAGAATGGTTAGAAACACAACCACCAGAAATTAATGATTTAGTGGATCGTTTAACTACCATACTAAATGAAGAAAAAGAACAATTAATTGCTAGTACTACTTGGCGAGAAGCAATTCAACTCAAACAACAAGCTAAAGAAATTTTAAACCAAATCAGACGCGATCGCTCTTTACCAATAATTGAACAATATCAATGGATTGCAGCAGCGACAGCTTTTGCTAATCCCGTAGCAGCATTAGATTTATTAGCTACAGCAGCAGTCAACACTCAGATGTTGGTAGATTTAAGTGGTATTTATCAACAAAAATTTTCTTTGTCTCAAGCACAAAACGCTGCTGGTATTCTTGGTAAATTGATGGTGCAGTTAGGATTAGTTGAACTCTCCACAAATGCGATCGCTGGACTACTCAAAACCAATGCCTGGACTTATGTTGCTGGTAGTGCCGTACAGGGGGTAAGTGCTGCTTATTTAACTCGCATTGCTGGACTAAGTGTGATTGAATACTTACAAGAACAAGAGATTAATTTAGAAGATACAAATGGTATCAATCTTGAAAAATTAACCAATAAATTGCAACAAGTATTCCAACAAAATCAACGTACTGCTTTCTTACAAAACTTTGTCAAACAAACTGTTAATCGCTTATCTGGAGAATTATCACCTTCAGCATAA
- a CDS encoding MBL fold metallo-hydrolase, with the protein MYLTYFDSNSWLIEFENKRILLDPWLVDHLVFGNLPWLFKGKKNQSYPIPENIDLILLSQGLEDHAHPPTLKQLDRNIPVVASPNAAKVVKELGYTQITTLTHGEAFNLENRIEIKALPGSPIGPTLVENAYIIKGLETHQSIYYEPHGYHSKSLQELASIDVIITPIISLKLPLVGAVIKGQESALKACQWLQPQYILSTAAGGDVSFEGLLISLIDEEGSVEKFQSLLEEKNLSTQAINPQSGRTLELKLNRRQPIVNN; encoded by the coding sequence ATGTATTTAACTTATTTTGATAGCAATTCTTGGCTGATAGAATTTGAAAACAAAAGAATTTTACTTGACCCCTGGTTAGTAGATCATTTAGTCTTTGGCAATCTTCCTTGGTTATTTAAAGGAAAAAAAAATCAATCCTATCCTATTCCAGAAAATATCGATCTGATTCTTCTGTCTCAAGGATTAGAAGATCATGCGCATCCTCCTACCCTAAAACAATTAGATCGAAATATTCCTGTGGTAGCTTCTCCTAATGCTGCCAAAGTCGTTAAAGAATTAGGCTACACTCAAATTACGACCTTAACTCACGGTGAAGCTTTTAATCTAGAAAATCGAATTGAAATTAAAGCTCTTCCTGGTTCTCCAATTGGTCCAACTTTAGTTGAGAATGCTTATATTATTAAAGGCTTAGAAACTCATCAAAGCATTTATTACGAACCTCACGGATATCATTCTAAGTCTCTCCAAGAGTTAGCATCAATTGACGTAATTATCACCCCAATTATTAGTTTAAAACTTCCTTTAGTAGGTGCGGTAATAAAAGGGCAAGAGTCTGCTTTAAAAGCTTGTCAGTGGTTGCAACCTCAATATATTTTATCTACAGCAGCAGGTGGAGATGTTAGTTTTGAAGGTTTGTTAATATCCTTGATTGATGAAGAAGGAAGCGTAGAAAAGTTTCAATCTCTACTAGAAGAAAAGAATCTTTCAACTCAAGCAATTAATCCTCAATCAGGCAGAACCTTAGAATTAAAACTAAATCGACGACAACCGATTGTAAATAACTAA
- a CDS encoding response regulator, with product MSKCVLIVDDEDDVRAIAKLGLEMAANWTVLTASSGQEGLNVAAQNHPDVILLDLMMPEWDGSYTLKQLKENPDTQSIPVILLTAKVQSPLQESLANLEVAAVFTKPFRPLQLPEQIEQVLAKTT from the coding sequence GTGAGTAAATGTGTTCTAATTGTTGATGATGAAGACGATGTTCGTGCTATTGCTAAACTAGGATTAGAAATGGCCGCAAATTGGACAGTACTTACCGCTAGTTCTGGTCAAGAAGGTTTGAATGTAGCTGCACAAAACCATCCTGACGTGATTCTTCTCGATTTAATGATGCCAGAGTGGGACGGTAGTTATACTCTTAAACAATTAAAGGAAAATCCAGATACTCAAAGTATTCCTGTAATTTTATTAACAGCCAAAGTTCAATCTCCTCTTCAAGAAAGTTTGGCTAATCTTGAGGTAGCAGCAGTTTTTACTAAACCTTTTCGTCCTTTGCAACTACCAGAACAAATTGAGCAGGTTTTAGCTAAAACAACCTAA
- a CDS encoding (2Fe-2S) ferredoxin domain-containing protein, whose translation MSRAEYLVSEFDLVGQLVDIIIKPDNRIKYLKIATDRREYWIKVSKQIGNNLSQILQLGCKVQIQGEYKQSWKNGKVKYKAQAVTLVDRQEQENLIQSKLAVGYLNQAQEQTTSSTKPKAKVLVCKKSTCWNRGGKAVCELLEESLRDRGLTSQVQIKTTGCLKQCKKGPNLVMMPDKTHYSKVQPQQVPLLIDKHLV comes from the coding sequence ATGTCTAGAGCGGAATATTTAGTTTCAGAGTTTGATTTAGTCGGACAATTAGTAGATATTATTATTAAACCTGACAATAGAATTAAATATCTTAAAATAGCTACTGATCGCCGTGAATATTGGATCAAAGTATCTAAACAAATCGGGAATAACTTGAGCCAAATATTACAGTTAGGGTGTAAGGTACAAATTCAGGGAGAATATAAACAAAGCTGGAAAAATGGAAAAGTAAAATACAAAGCTCAAGCAGTTACTTTAGTAGATCGCCAAGAGCAAGAAAACTTGATTCAATCTAAATTAGCAGTTGGTTATTTAAATCAAGCACAAGAACAGACCACTTCATCTACCAAACCAAAAGCTAAAGTATTAGTCTGCAAAAAATCAACCTGCTGGAATAGAGGAGGAAAAGCAGTTTGTGAGTTGCTAGAAGAAAGCCTTCGCGATCGCGGTTTAACAAGTCAAGTTCAAATCAAAACTACTGGTTGTCTCAAACAGTGTAAAAAAGGACCAAATCTGGTGATGATGCCAGATAAAACTCATTACAGTAAAGTCCAACCACAGCAAGTTCCTCTTTTAATAGATAAGCATCTAGTTTGA
- a CDS encoding Asr1405/Asl0597 family protein, which yields MGNNHQNLATQQVVNVKWAERWQVYHRLQALEIECQCGSNQPLQIEINSTKTAIQLWSVARQVTASRYELMHWLENCWQIKFDQPKN from the coding sequence ATGGGTAATAATCATCAGAATTTAGCAACACAGCAAGTTGTTAATGTTAAGTGGGCAGAGAGATGGCAAGTATATCATCGACTGCAAGCATTAGAAATTGAGTGTCAGTGTGGCTCTAATCAACCTTTGCAAATAGAAATAAATAGTACTAAAACAGCAATTCAACTATGGAGTGTCGCTAGACAAGTTACTGCATCTCGCTACGAATTGATGCACTGGTTAGAAAATTGCTGGCAAATAAAATTCGATCAACCAAAAAATTAA
- the dpsA gene encoding DNA starvation/stress protection protein DpsA — protein sequence MATTQGLVRAFGEVGNNPVMLDKSVTEPICEGLNLVLASFQTLYLQYQKHHFVVEGAEFYSLHQFFNESYDDVQEHVHDLAERLNGLGGVPVANLAKLAELCCFEQEADGIYRCREMVEHDLAAEQEIIQLIRRQAAQAESLGDRATRYLYEKILLKTEERAYHLDHFLAPDSLTLGFIQTSN from the coding sequence ATGGCTACTACTCAAGGTTTAGTAAGAGCTTTTGGCGAGGTAGGTAACAATCCAGTCATGCTGGACAAAAGCGTAACTGAGCCGATTTGTGAAGGTTTAAATCTTGTTTTAGCTAGTTTTCAAACACTGTACCTACAATACCAAAAACATCATTTTGTAGTTGAAGGGGCTGAATTTTATTCTTTACACCAATTTTTTAACGAAAGCTACGATGATGTTCAAGAACACGTTCACGATCTAGCCGAAAGATTAAATGGACTGGGAGGTGTTCCTGTAGCTAATTTAGCTAAACTAGCGGAGTTATGCTGTTTTGAACAAGAAGCTGATGGTATTTATCGTTGTCGAGAAATGGTAGAACACGATTTAGCAGCCGAACAAGAAATTATTCAATTAATTCGTCGTCAGGCAGCCCAAGCAGAAAGTTTAGGCGATCGCGCTACTCGCTATTTATACGAGAAAATTCTACTCAAAACCGAAGAAAGAGCCTACCATCTCGATCATTTCCTTGCTCCTGACAGTTTAACGTTAGGTTTTATCCAAACTTCAAATTAA